A region from the Halobellus litoreus genome encodes:
- a CDS encoding NAD-binding protein yields the protein MALSRDWVGARASVVLTLAVGVLSVVTGIANIGVGAGADFQLFGVVVPGVVQQVTAFTGTLTGFVLLVSAFGLQRRLRAAWYLTIVLFPITAVQGVLQSSQLSLPLIALSVLALAIVGLNVRAFDRELSLSTSQIASLAALGGAQAYGTAGAFALRDEFKDVNTLLDAFYFSLVTGSTVGYGDITPSSAVGKLFALSVLLVTVSSFAVVLGVVFTPLIEARFSKALGRMTEEQLDVLDNHVLVLGFGDLTEPILEELSTQADVLVVVDDEERARRLSERGYTVLTDDPSDEEAQRRGKVDVAQAVVAATNNDAEDALTILTARQLNPEVTIVAAATQRENINKLKRAGADTVISPATLGAHFLAESALGKEGAETLEERLLGGDDGGDIESAAAAVEEVDSDDAAEQSSDDAAEQSSGDTSRDDDSTA from the coding sequence ATGGCGCTCTCGCGGGACTGGGTCGGCGCACGCGCGTCCGTGGTCCTGACGCTCGCCGTCGGCGTGCTGTCGGTCGTCACCGGGATCGCCAACATCGGCGTCGGCGCCGGCGCGGACTTCCAACTGTTCGGCGTCGTCGTCCCCGGCGTCGTCCAGCAGGTGACGGCGTTCACCGGCACGCTCACCGGGTTCGTCCTGCTCGTGAGCGCGTTCGGCCTCCAGCGCCGCCTGCGCGCGGCGTGGTACTTGACCATCGTTCTGTTTCCGATAACCGCAGTCCAGGGCGTCCTCCAGTCCTCGCAGCTGTCGCTCCCGCTCATCGCGCTCTCGGTGTTAGCGCTGGCCATCGTCGGCTTGAACGTCCGCGCGTTCGACCGGGAACTGTCGCTGTCGACGAGTCAGATCGCCTCGCTGGCGGCGCTGGGCGGGGCGCAGGCTTACGGGACCGCCGGGGCGTTCGCGCTGCGCGATGAATTTAAAGACGTCAACACCCTCCTGGACGCGTTTTACTTCTCGCTCGTGACCGGCAGTACCGTCGGCTACGGCGACATCACGCCGAGCTCCGCGGTCGGCAAACTGTTCGCGCTCTCGGTGCTTCTCGTGACCGTCTCCTCGTTCGCCGTCGTGCTCGGAGTCGTGTTCACGCCGCTCATCGAAGCGCGGTTTTCGAAGGCACTCGGACGTATGACAGAAGAACAACTCGACGTACTCGACAACCACGTCCTCGTGCTCGGATTCGGGGACCTGACGGAACCGATTCTCGAAGAACTCTCGACGCAGGCGGACGTCCTGGTGGTCGTCGACGACGAGGAGCGCGCCCGACGGCTCTCCGAGCGCGGGTACACCGTGCTCACCGACGACCCGAGCGACGAGGAGGCACAGCGCCGCGGCAAAGTCGACGTGGCACAGGCGGTCGTCGCCGCGACCAACAACGACGCCGAAGACGCGCTGACGATCCTGACCGCCCGGCAACTCAACCCGGAGGTCACCATCGTCGCCGCCGCGACGCAGCGAGAGAACATCAACAAACTGAAACGAGCGGGGGCGGACACGGTCATCAGCCCCGCGACGCTCGGGGCGCACTTCCTCGCCGAGTCAGCGCTCGGTAAGGAGGGCGCAGAGACCCTCGAAGAGCGGTTGCTCGGCGGCGACGACGGCGGCGACATCGAATCCGCCGCCGCGGCCGTCGAAGAGGTCGACAGCGACGACGCTGCCGAGCAGTCCAGCGACGACGCTGCCGAGCAATCAAGCGGCGATACCAGTCGGGACGACGACTCGACGGCGTAG
- a CDS encoding ArsR/SmtB family transcription factor, translating into MASLLPTHRSVERSSPDRAEVVVDGSGSGSVLSVLASETAHTILTVLRDEPQPISAIAEAAETSLQNARYHVERLCEAGFVEPVDTWYSAKGREMTVYGLAVDHLVVRFEARRQSGEQDSE; encoded by the coding sequence ATGGCGAGTCTGTTGCCTACCCACCGATCGGTCGAGCGATCCTCGCCGGATCGCGCCGAGGTCGTGGTCGACGGAAGCGGCTCCGGATCGGTGCTTTCGGTCCTCGCCTCGGAGACGGCCCACACGATTCTGACCGTGCTTCGAGACGAGCCACAGCCGATCTCTGCGATTGCCGAGGCGGCCGAGACGTCCCTCCAGAACGCGCGATATCACGTCGAACGTCTCTGCGAAGCGGGGTTCGTCGAACCGGTCGATACGTGGTACTCCGCGAAAGGCAGGGAGATGACCGTGTACGGACTGGCGGTCGATCACCTCGTCGTCCGGTTCGAGGCCCGTCGCCAATCGGGAGAGCAGGACTCGGAGTGA
- the pstB gene encoding phosphate ABC transporter ATP-binding protein PstB, producing the protein MSEIEPTEQTQTQTDAGSTRPLQTTSGESDEQLHEEWTDHHFDGETKLAVEDLDVHYGDDHALKDVSMEIPEKSVTALIGPSGCGKSTYLRCLNRMNDRIKSARIDGSVRLDGQEIYQDGVDLVELRKRVGMVFQSPNPFPKSIRANISYGPRKHGDIDTSLLARLSGRSDEEAEERLVKRSLKQAALWDEVNDRLDDNALGLSGGQQQRLCIARALATDPEVLLMDEPASALDPIATSKIEELIHELSRQYTVVIVTHNMQQAERISDQTAVFLTGGKLVEYGDTDQIFENPRSQRVEDYISGKFG; encoded by the coding sequence ATGAGTGAAATCGAACCCACAGAGCAGACCCAGACGCAGACGGACGCGGGGTCGACCCGGCCGCTCCAGACGACGAGCGGCGAATCGGACGAACAGCTACACGAGGAGTGGACCGACCACCACTTCGACGGCGAGACGAAACTCGCGGTCGAGGACCTCGACGTCCACTACGGCGACGATCACGCCCTCAAGGACGTCTCGATGGAGATCCCCGAAAAGAGCGTGACGGCCCTCATCGGCCCCTCGGGGTGCGGGAAGTCGACGTACCTCCGGTGTCTCAATCGGATGAACGACCGTATCAAGTCCGCGCGCATCGACGGGTCGGTCCGGCTCGACGGACAGGAGATCTACCAGGACGGCGTCGACCTGGTCGAACTCCGCAAGCGCGTCGGGATGGTGTTCCAGTCGCCGAACCCGTTCCCGAAGTCGATCCGGGCCAACATCTCCTACGGCCCGCGGAAACACGGCGACATCGACACGAGCCTCCTCGCTCGACTGTCCGGCCGGAGCGACGAGGAGGCAGAAGAGCGACTCGTCAAGCGATCACTCAAGCAAGCGGCGCTCTGGGACGAGGTCAACGACCGCCTCGACGACAACGCGCTCGGCCTCTCGGGGGGCCAACAACAGCGGCTCTGCATCGCCAGGGCGCTGGCGACGGACCCCGAGGTCCTTCTGATGGACGAACCCGCCTCCGCGCTGGACCCGATCGCCACCTCGAAGATCGAGGAGCTCATCCACGAGCTCTCCAGGCAGTACACTGTCGTCATCGTCACCCACAACATGCAACAGGCCGAGCGCATCTCCGATCAGACGGCGGTCTTCCTGACCGGCGGGAAACTGGTCGAGTACGGCGACACCGACCAGATCTTCGAGAACCCGCGGAGTCAACGCGTCGAGGACTACATCAGCGGAAAGTTCGGCTGA
- a CDS encoding LolA family protein, which yields MIDDALPLRKRTLVVSLLLVAGLSAFVWVSGAAVTDSDPQVSANVSERYRSIDTVTATRSVEIQHDGTTTARTVADVTLVPGSDRERVEYRQDGSHRYERRVSNGSTLWLYDRDRAAVTVIDLTGPPTRSVLPGRLQSLVAAAGLTDSSGRPQRPAVAPLPVVSRRDGTQLSPATAGEYTVEYVETASVGNREAYVLSVTPTGNHTDVGYRQRLWLDAERFYPLRKQTAWTVDGTRRSITTTYTNVTFDASVPPETFRPEVGPETTITRLDSPETEWYRSVDQLSGRSSIAVPRPAIPSEFTLTYATRTTGRVNGVGLRYATDGSRLTVAKYNFTYAPDEGERDLTIDGRPATLDSGPTTSLSWACDRYRYTVRGTGVETDQLIAVGRSIGCPAA from the coding sequence ATGATCGACGACGCCCTTCCACTGCGCAAGCGCACACTCGTCGTGTCGCTGTTGCTCGTCGCCGGCCTCTCAGCGTTCGTCTGGGTTTCGGGCGCGGCCGTGACCGACAGCGACCCGCAGGTCAGCGCCAACGTGAGCGAGCGGTATCGGTCGATCGACACGGTCACCGCGACTCGGTCTGTCGAGATTCAGCACGACGGAACGACGACCGCGCGAACCGTCGCCGACGTGACGCTCGTCCCCGGGAGCGACCGCGAGCGGGTCGAATACCGGCAAGACGGTTCGCACCGCTACGAGCGGCGCGTCTCCAACGGCTCGACCCTGTGGCTCTACGACCGCGACCGGGCGGCCGTCACGGTCATCGACCTCACCGGCCCGCCGACGAGGTCGGTGCTCCCGGGCCGCCTCCAGAGCCTCGTCGCGGCAGCCGGACTGACTGATTCGAGCGGGCGACCGCAGCGACCGGCGGTCGCGCCGTTACCGGTCGTCTCCCGTCGCGACGGGACGCAGCTCAGCCCCGCCACTGCCGGGGAGTACACCGTCGAATACGTCGAGACGGCCTCGGTCGGCAACCGGGAGGCGTACGTCCTCAGCGTCACCCCGACGGGGAATCACACGGACGTCGGGTATCGACAGCGGCTCTGGCTCGACGCGGAACGCTTCTATCCGCTGCGCAAACAGACCGCCTGGACCGTCGACGGGACCCGCCGCTCGATCACGACTACCTACACGAACGTGACGTTCGACGCGTCGGTTCCCCCGGAGACGTTCCGCCCGGAGGTCGGCCCCGAGACGACGATCACTCGACTCGACTCCCCCGAAACCGAGTGGTACCGCAGCGTGGACCAACTCTCCGGGCGGAGTTCGATCGCGGTCCCGAGGCCCGCGATTCCGTCCGAGTTCACCCTGACGTACGCGACTCGCACGACCGGCCGCGTGAACGGCGTCGGGCTTCGGTACGCGACCGACGGAAGCCGACTCACGGTCGCCAAGTACAATTTCACCTACGCGCCCGACGAGGGCGAGCGCGACCTCACCATCGACGGCCGGCCGGCCACGCTCGACAGCGGGCCGACGACCTCGCTGTCGTGGGCGTGTGACCGGTACCGATACACGGTCCGCGGAACGGGCGTCGAGACGGACCAACTGATCGCGGTCGGTCGGTCGATCGGGTGTCCGGCCGCGTGA
- a CDS encoding AbrB/MazE/SpoVT family DNA-binding domain-containing protein, protein METRKIQQVSKGTFTVSLPREWARENGLSAGDVVHVHASLDGTLVVQPADDETANIDLAVCDESPEQLARLLRTAYVLGALRIRVSAEDGFTERQRTSLRATVRTLSGMAIDEESETGLTTKNVIDSEQVSIRQSVRHLQFVALSRHREATEALLGTDSARTTQSDDARGDRLAMLVERYFVRSLSRLDAIDKLGEDRADLFSFFRVADELAQIASCGDRIAAVALALEEPLCDRRDDAVAAEIEAAAIDAREAAETAAESVFDQNPDDIWSVLQTCDAVRETLDELERRLFESSEGNYEPVRALSAVRRTADCAASIASIGLRRGIQRDRFEASRVAEARTEDGSAVPSNADN, encoded by the coding sequence ATGGAGACACGCAAAATACAACAGGTAAGCAAGGGAACGTTCACGGTTTCTCTCCCGCGCGAGTGGGCCCGGGAGAACGGGCTCTCCGCGGGCGACGTCGTGCACGTGCACGCCTCTCTCGACGGAACCCTGGTGGTCCAGCCCGCCGACGACGAAACGGCGAACATCGATCTCGCGGTCTGCGACGAGTCACCGGAACAGCTGGCCCGTCTGCTCCGGACCGCGTACGTCCTCGGGGCCCTCAGGATCCGGGTCTCGGCGGAAGATGGGTTCACCGAACGTCAACGGACATCGCTGCGGGCCACCGTACGGACGCTGTCGGGGATGGCGATCGACGAAGAGTCGGAGACGGGTCTCACCACCAAGAACGTCATCGACTCCGAGCAGGTATCGATCCGACAGTCGGTTCGCCACCTCCAGTTCGTCGCGCTGTCGCGGCACCGCGAAGCGACGGAGGCGCTACTCGGCACCGACAGCGCGCGGACGACCCAGTCGGACGACGCGCGTGGCGATCGGCTGGCGATGCTGGTCGAGCGGTACTTCGTCAGGAGCCTCTCCCGTCTGGACGCGATCGATAAACTCGGCGAGGACCGAGCGGACCTCTTCAGTTTCTTCAGAGTGGCGGACGAACTGGCACAGATCGCCTCCTGCGGGGACAGGATCGCGGCCGTCGCACTCGCACTCGAGGAACCGCTCTGTGACCGGCGTGACGACGCCGTCGCCGCCGAGATCGAGGCCGCGGCGATCGACGCGCGCGAGGCCGCCGAGACCGCCGCCGAGTCGGTCTTCGACCAGAACCCCGACGACATCTGGTCGGTGCTGCAGACGTGTGACGCCGTCCGCGAGACGCTCGACGAACTCGAGCGTCGGCTGTTCGAATCATCCGAGGGGAACTACGAGCCCGTCCGCGCACTCTCGGCCGTTCGGCGCACGGCCGACTGCGCGGCGTCGATCGCTTCTATCGGTCTCAGACGCGGCATACAGCGGGACCGATTCGAGGCGAGTCGGGTCGCCGAGGCGAGGACCGAAGACGGGTCCGCGGTCCCCTCGAACGCGGACAACTGA
- a CDS encoding nucleoside phosphorylase, with product MAKQPHLLVEPGDVHDIALIPGDPGRVDRIAGQCEDAETVAENREYKVVNATYEGVPLTICSTGIGCPSAAIAVEELSRVGVETVIRVGTTGALQRGIEIGDMVVATGAAKEEGTSKRYEDAVIPAVPDYDVLSALIDSAEENGEDVHVGAIVSDDAFYNESDAYVEEWEAANLLAIEMEAAAVFSLARRKGLAAGAICTVDGNLVEGTQKGADSDSELPEKAKDNVERAIALTLDAVVDLA from the coding sequence ATGGCGAAACAGCCGCATCTACTCGTCGAACCGGGCGACGTCCACGACATCGCGCTCATCCCGGGCGATCCGGGTCGCGTCGACCGCATCGCCGGGCAGTGCGAGGACGCCGAGACCGTCGCGGAGAACCGCGAGTACAAGGTCGTGAACGCGACCTACGAGGGCGTTCCGCTGACGATCTGCTCGACCGGCATCGGCTGTCCCTCCGCCGCCATCGCCGTCGAGGAACTCTCCCGCGTCGGCGTCGAGACCGTGATCCGCGTCGGGACGACGGGCGCGCTCCAGCGCGGCATCGAGATCGGCGATATGGTCGTCGCGACCGGCGCGGCGAAAGAGGAGGGGACCTCCAAGCGCTACGAGGACGCTGTGATCCCGGCCGTCCCCGACTACGACGTGCTCTCGGCGCTCATCGACTCCGCGGAGGAGAACGGCGAAGACGTCCACGTCGGGGCGATCGTCTCCGACGACGCGTTCTACAACGAGAGCGACGCCTACGTCGAGGAGTGGGAGGCGGCGAACCTGCTGGCGATCGAGATGGAGGCCGCGGCGGTGTTCTCGCTGGCTCGGCGCAAGGGCCTCGCAGCGGGGGCGATCTGCACCGTCGACGGCAACCTCGTCGAGGGAACCCAGAAGGGCGCGGACTCCGACTCGGAACTCCCCGAGAAGGCCAAGGACAACGTCGAGCGCGCCATCGCGCTGACGCTCGACGCCGTCGTCGACCTGGCGTAG
- a CDS encoding DUF63 family protein produces MAILPEGFALPPPPYLVTLLVAAAVVARAALRRRPAVTTERVLALAPWMALGSALHVLYVVGALPTLARPLAGTPAVYVTVAIAAVGAWTAADAVLDPARVARVLALGGGGLAAVAVAGVLAVGAAAGTLSPVVPAASLAVAAVVAAAVWAGLTRVVPEVRATGALGVFAVFAHVFDGVSTAAGIDILGFGERTPLSRLIVDFAAGLPTAPVLGSGWLFVVVKIAIASLVVWLFADLVETDPTEARLLLGFVAAVGFGPATHNVLLFTISAPA; encoded by the coding sequence ATGGCGATACTCCCGGAGGGGTTCGCGCTGCCGCCGCCGCCGTACCTCGTGACGCTTCTGGTCGCGGCCGCAGTCGTCGCGCGGGCCGCGCTCCGACGTCGACCGGCGGTCACGACCGAACGGGTCCTCGCGCTCGCGCCGTGGATGGCCCTGGGGTCCGCACTGCACGTCCTCTACGTCGTCGGTGCGCTGCCGACGCTGGCCCGTCCGCTCGCGGGGACCCCCGCCGTCTACGTCACCGTCGCGATCGCCGCCGTGGGCGCTTGGACCGCCGCGGACGCCGTTCTCGATCCGGCGCGCGTCGCCCGCGTCCTCGCGCTCGGCGGCGGCGGCCTCGCCGCCGTCGCCGTCGCGGGCGTCCTCGCCGTCGGTGCGGCCGCGGGCACGCTCTCCCCGGTCGTCCCCGCGGCCAGCCTCGCCGTCGCCGCCGTCGTCGCCGCCGCGGTCTGGGCCGGACTCACCCGCGTGGTTCCCGAGGTGCGGGCCACCGGGGCGCTCGGCGTCTTCGCCGTCTTCGCACACGTCTTCGACGGCGTGTCGACGGCGGCCGGCATCGACATTCTCGGCTTCGGCGAACGGACGCCGCTGTCGCGGCTCATCGTCGACTTCGCGGCGGGCCTGCCGACCGCACCGGTGCTCGGTTCGGGATGGCTGTTCGTCGTCGTCAAGATCGCGATCGCGTCGCTCGTCGTGTGGCTGTTCGCGGATCTCGTCGAGACGGACCCGACGGAGGCGCGCCTGCTGCTCGGCTTCGTCGCGGCCGTCGGGTTCGGGCCGGCGACCCACAACGTCCTCCTGTTCACGATCAGCGCGCCCGCGTGA
- a CDS encoding carbohydrate kinase family protein, with the protein MSRVICAGHVNWDVTLRVASLPDPDGEVTVDSRRSGGGGSAANVATGLADLDVDSALLGSVGDDEHGRTARAELADAGVDVDHVISDPETETTTKYIIVEPTGEVMVLGCSGANESFAADDLPESALAAADHLHMTSQGPETAARLAERARERDVPVSFDPGRRIDQRGYGPAITSVDYLFLNDREAALALDAFDLDAQTLVLKHGPDGAEIRRGDGRTAHPGYPIEVVDTTGAGDAFAAGFIAASVGGADDRRALAVANACGALASKAPGARTSLTWEDVRRFLGE; encoded by the coding sequence ATGTCCCGCGTTATCTGTGCCGGCCACGTGAACTGGGACGTGACCCTGCGCGTGGCGTCGCTCCCGGATCCGGACGGCGAGGTGACTGTCGACTCGCGGCGGTCCGGCGGCGGCGGCAGCGCCGCGAACGTGGCCACCGGACTCGCAGATCTCGACGTCGATTCGGCGCTGCTCGGCAGCGTCGGGGACGACGAACACGGACGGACGGCGCGCGCGGAACTCGCCGACGCCGGCGTCGACGTGGACCACGTGATCTCGGACCCCGAGACCGAGACCACCACGAAGTACATCATCGTCGAACCGACGGGCGAGGTGATGGTCCTCGGGTGCTCGGGAGCCAACGAGTCCTTCGCGGCCGACGACCTCCCCGAATCGGCACTGGCCGCCGCCGATCACCTCCATATGACGAGTCAGGGGCCCGAGACGGCGGCCCGCCTCGCCGAGCGCGCCCGCGAACGCGACGTTCCGGTGAGTTTCGATCCCGGGCGGCGGATCGACCAGCGGGGGTACGGGCCGGCGATCACGTCCGTCGACTACCTCTTTTTGAACGACCGGGAGGCCGCGCTGGCGCTCGACGCGTTCGATCTCGACGCGCAGACGCTCGTCCTCAAACACGGCCCCGACGGGGCGGAGATCCGACGGGGCGACGGTCGGACCGCCCATCCGGGCTACCCGATCGAGGTGGTCGACACGACGGGCGCGGGCGACGCCTTCGCCGCGGGGTTCATCGCCGCCAGCGTCGGCGGAGCTGACGACCGGCGCGCGCTGGCGGTCGCGAACGCCTGCGGCGCGCTGGCCTCGAAAGCGCCCGGGGCGCGGACGTCACTCACCTGGGAGGACGTCCGCAGATTCCTGGGTGAGTGA
- a CDS encoding HPP family protein, translating into MRGRRLLDAALDRLVAARSRIRRIERRELGEFRRWIQDTSNLLHLSIVLFVPVVIGFVTYVSNQVQTLSFLLFPPLASGTFTLFRDPEGEYANPVRFVASLSVGALCGLVAYTATVRAYGNVAPGVVHPESAALAIFLTGLVTWAADVEAPSAFATALLALVTGDVDPATYLVSIVLASSLVAGAFVVWREQFYEQRAKYLYETVRGDDHVLVPMRGTTGERTAFFGARLAAAHEAGKVVLCDVVSETAAEPGSPDGATDGEAAETVVESTSTASDDGTLSPNSGDGTLSPNSGDGTRSADSDDGTRSADSDDGTAPTSSDAATLSTATAERVERLERIAGTVRTRVGVPCEVVVVAGDPLPATLQAARNANCDLVVTPYEAHHGALSTFVRGIFGSEFDAVAFRSSTDRRRWSRVLVLVARPGDTAHAMIDFATRLTHGRGMVSVTTCVGSDVERRRAENRLDHLVETVEGNVETRVARSSVDDFIAANAGHYDLLVLGSSGERSPASRFVSPPMFQRLEGLDCDVAVFDRGTP; encoded by the coding sequence ATGCGCGGACGGCGACTTCTCGACGCGGCGCTGGATCGCCTCGTCGCGGCGCGGAGTCGCATCCGACGGATCGAGCGGCGGGAACTGGGGGAGTTCCGCCGCTGGATCCAGGACACCAGCAACCTGCTACACCTCTCGATCGTCCTGTTCGTTCCGGTCGTCATCGGCTTCGTCACGTACGTCTCGAACCAGGTCCAGACCCTGTCGTTCCTGCTCTTCCCCCCGCTGGCCTCCGGAACCTTCACGCTCTTTCGGGACCCGGAGGGCGAGTACGCGAACCCCGTCCGGTTCGTCGCGAGCCTCAGCGTCGGCGCGCTGTGCGGCCTCGTCGCCTACACCGCGACCGTCAGGGCGTACGGGAACGTCGCGCCCGGCGTCGTCCACCCCGAGAGCGCCGCGCTCGCCATCTTCCTCACCGGATTGGTAACGTGGGCGGCCGACGTCGAAGCGCCCTCGGCCTTCGCGACGGCGCTTCTGGCGCTCGTGACGGGCGACGTCGACCCGGCGACCTACCTCGTCAGCATCGTGCTGGCGTCCTCGCTCGTCGCGGGCGCGTTCGTCGTCTGGCGCGAGCAGTTCTACGAGCAGCGCGCGAAGTACCTCTACGAGACGGTCCGCGGCGACGACCACGTCCTCGTGCCGATGCGCGGGACCACAGGCGAACGGACCGCCTTCTTCGGGGCGCGGCTCGCGGCCGCCCACGAGGCCGGGAAGGTCGTGCTCTGCGACGTGGTCTCCGAGACGGCGGCCGAACCCGGTTCGCCCGACGGCGCGACCGACGGCGAAGCCGCCGAAACAGTCGTCGAGAGCACGTCGACGGCTTCCGATGACGGAACGCTCTCGCCGAATTCCGGCGACGGAACGCTCTCACCGAATTCCGGCGACGGAACGCGCTCGGCGGACTCCGACGACGGAACGCGCTCGGCGGACTCCGACGACGGAACGGCCCCGACGAGTTCCGATGCAGCGACGCTCTCGACGGCGACGGCGGAGCGGGTCGAGCGACTGGAACGGATCGCCGGCACCGTCCGGACGCGGGTCGGCGTCCCTTGCGAGGTCGTCGTCGTCGCCGGCGACCCCCTCCCCGCGACGCTGCAGGCGGCGCGGAACGCCAACTGCGACCTGGTCGTGACACCCTACGAGGCCCACCACGGCGCGCTCTCGACGTTCGTCCGCGGCATCTTCGGCAGCGAGTTCGATGCGGTCGCCTTCCGGTCCTCGACGGACCGTCGCCGCTGGTCTCGCGTGTTGGTTCTCGTGGCGCGCCCCGGCGACACGGCCCACGCGATGATCGACTTCGCGACCCGCCTCACCCACGGCCGCGGGATGGTGAGCGTGACGACCTGCGTCGGCAGCGACGTCGAGCGCCGACGGGCCGAGAACCGGCTGGACCACCTCGTCGAGACGGTCGAGGGCAACGTCGAGACGCGGGTCGCGCGCTCGTCGGTCGACGACTTCATCGCCGCGAACGCCGGCCACTACGACCTCCTCGTGCTGGGGTCCTCCGGCGAACGCTCGCCCGCCTCCCGATTCGTCTCGCCGCCGATGTTCCAGCGGTTGGAGGGCCTCGACTGCGACGTCGCCGTGTTCGACCGCGGGACGCCGTGA
- a CDS encoding DUF7511 domain-containing protein, translating into MSSLPRAPDDGDSRRSRRSSTRSMECPTTATPKADSRRTAPDLRLSIAEGDQGTDRGTVHPPGLTGIERMETWLSVDLSAVVDLAAWR; encoded by the coding sequence ATGAGCAGTCTCCCCCGCGCTCCCGACGACGGCGACAGTCGCCGATCGCGACGGTCGAGCACTCGATCGATGGAATGCCCGACGACAGCGACCCCGAAGGCGGACTCCCGCCGAACGGCGCCCGACCTTCGACTGTCGATCGCCGAAGGCGATCAGGGGACGGATCGCGGCACCGTCCACCCTCCGGGACTGACCGGCATCGAGCGAATGGAGACGTGGCTCTCGGTGGACCTCTCGGCGGTCGTCGACCTCGCGGCCTGGCGATGA
- a CDS encoding DUF7521 family protein, whose protein sequence is MFPLSVVIDWLIEALALGSTLVGGYVGYQAYRGYRRHDSRTMRALSLGLLLLTTVAFGIAFGGSLLLREGYLGLQYQRPLTLVTRALQFLGVVLIAYSLHSRE, encoded by the coding sequence ATGTTCCCGCTATCCGTCGTCATCGATTGGTTGATCGAAGCGCTTGCCCTCGGTTCGACCCTCGTCGGCGGTTACGTCGGGTACCAGGCCTACCGGGGGTACCGCCGGCACGACAGCCGGACGATGCGGGCGCTTTCGCTGGGTCTGCTTTTACTCACCACTGTCGCGTTCGGTATCGCGTTCGGCGGCTCACTGCTCCTCCGGGAGGGGTATCTCGGCCTGCAGTACCAGCGTCCACTGACACTCGTGACGCGGGCCCTGCAGTTCCTCGGCGTCGTGCTGATCGCGTATTCGCTCCACTCCCGAGAGTGA
- a CDS encoding ArsR/SmtB family transcription factor, whose product MSEDPALGDVLDVLSDEYARSILAATSVKPMSAQQLADECDMSKPTVYRRVERLREHDLLEERTEIQEDGNHYSVYAATLSEFSVELEDGSFEADVDRREPEAFPGQGEADTADRFAKMWENL is encoded by the coding sequence GTGAGCGAGGACCCGGCGCTCGGTGACGTTCTCGACGTCCTCAGCGACGAGTACGCCCGGTCGATCCTCGCGGCAACGAGTGTCAAACCAATGTCTGCACAGCAACTCGCCGACGAATGCGATATGTCCAAACCGACCGTGTACCGGCGGGTCGAACGGCTTCGGGAGCACGACCTCCTCGAGGAACGCACGGAGATTCAGGAAGACGGGAACCACTACAGCGTCTACGCGGCCACGCTCTCGGAGTTCTCCGTCGAATTGGAGGATGGGTCCTTCGAGGCGGACGTGGATCGACGCGAACCCGAGGCGTTCCCGGGCCAAGGGGAGGCCGACACCGCCGACCGCTTCGCAAAGATGTGGGAGAACCTCTGA